A DNA window from Primulina tabacum isolate GXHZ01 chromosome 12, ASM2559414v2, whole genome shotgun sequence contains the following coding sequences:
- the LOC142520098 gene encoding protein ENHANCER OF LHP1 1 yields the protein MKIRTMKLREAHKNGEDGGSSFCSVLWDSKAEHLVTASSADNSICIHDSVSPSNPPKFLNNHREGVTVLALSPNSTCLASGSLDHSVKLYKFPGGDFETNITRFTLPIRTLAFNKSGTVLAAAGDDEGIKLVNTIDGTIARVLKGHKGSITSIAFDPKNEYLASLDSIGTVIYWELQSGSTLHVLKAIAPNNGSDVSVMNILAWSPDGEILAVPGLKNDVVMYDRDTAERSYSLRGDHLQPICFLSWSPNGKYLATSGLDKQILIWDVDKKLDIDRQKFSEYISCMAWKPHGNALAVIDIMGKYGVWEPAVPSPMKSPTEDIPGLHSNNGNGFLLFDEEEEPSASGSLSDLNEDSFDESLPPSRKRLRQQQKNEDEWKEDSDDELESILKFESRRKSYHSKKDDLANGKIGSRNVISKVGPKMQEAFQPGATPAKDGKRNFLCYNMLGSITTMEHDGYSHIEIDFHDTSSGPRVPAMTDYFGFTMASISENGCAFANPCKGEKNMSTLMFRPFSTWANNSEWSMRFEGEEIRAVALGNSWVAAVTSINFLRIFTHGGLQRYVLSLDGPVVTAAGFKDELAVVMHISPSLPSEEQMLEFKVFNIQNGTQPLRGRLPLTPGSCLTWFGFSDDGQLSSFDSKGVLRVYTNLYGGSWLPLFSASKLNKSEENFWVVGLNTSKLFCIVCKSPESFPQCTPKPVLTLLDLTFPLASSDLGADSLENEFIMHNMHLSQIQKRIEEMGALGHDITSLDDEAFDLETSLDRCILRLIASCCNGDKLVRATELVKLLSLEKSVRGAIKLVTALKLPNLAERFSDILEEKLLNEAAGNTVLPHIKSNSEGSIRANNAAPTKFFTAPDINKTSDNTMSPPSNTPSSTILTRKQNVEGPAIDAIGTQEDVTKTSNNNILPPSNKLSSTFFTRKQKAEEPAKGSNGTKEHDQTTAPGKTIEVRNSRSLKDINSVKETKSRETNQQIPSRPSNPFAKSFNNQETSSLLDSLKKMKG from the exons ATGAAGATCCGGACGATGAAGCTCCGAGAAGCCCACAAGAATGGTGAAGATGGGGGGTCCTCCTTCTGCTCCGTTCTCTGGGACTCCAAAGCCGAGCACTTAGTAACGGCATCGTCCGCCGACAACTCGATCTGCATTCACGATTCTGTTTCGCCGTCGAATCCGCCGAAGTTTCTTAACAATCATCGTGAGGGTGTCACGGTTTTGGCCCTTAGTCCGAATTCTACCTGCCTCGCTTCCGGTTCTCTAGACCATTCCGTTAAGCTATACAAATTTCCtg GTGGAGATTTTGAGACCAACATCACCAGATTCACGTTACCCATCCGCACTCTTGCATTCAACAAATCTGGAACAGTTTTGGCTGCTGCTGGTGACGATGAGGGCATAAAACTTGTGAATACAATTGATGGTACGATTGCTAGAGTTCTCAAAGGACATAAAGGATCTATCACTAGCATAGCTTTTGATCCGAAGAATGAATACTTGGCTTCACTCGATTCGATTGGGACTGTCATTTACTGGGAACTTCAGTCTGGAAGTACCCTTCATGTCCTGAAAGCTATAGCTCCTAATAATGGTTCTGATGTTTCAGTAATGAATATACTTGCATGGAGTCCTGATGGAGAAATATTAGCAGTACCAGGTCTGAAAAACGACGTTGTAATGTATGATAGAGATACTGCTGAGAGGTCGTATTCTCTTCGAGGGGATCATCTACAACCTATTTGTTTCTTATCTTGGTCACCTAATGGGAAATATTTGGCTACTTCTGGTTTAGACAAACAGATTCTTATCTGGGATGTTGATAAGAAGCTGGACATTGATAGGCAGAAATTTAGTGAGTACATATCTTGCATGGCGTGGAAGCCACATGGCAATGCTCTTGCAGTTATTGATATTATGGGGAAGTATGGGGTGTGGGAGCCAGCTGTACCATCGCCAATGAAGTCTCCAACTGAAGATATTCCTGGATTGCATTCAAATAATGGAAATGGCTTTCTGTTGTTTGATGAGGAAGAAGAACCTAGTGCATCAGGTAGTTTAAGTGATCTTAATGAAGATAGTTTTGATGAATCATTGCCGCCCAGCAGAAAAAGGTTACGTCAACAACAGAAAAACGAGGATGAATGGAAAGAAGATAGTGATGATGAGTTGGAATCAATTCTAAAGTTTGAATCTCGCAGAAAGTCCTACCATAGCAAAAAAGATGACCTTGCTAATGGGAAGATTGGGTCAAGAAATGTGATATCAAAGGTGGGGCCAAAAATGCAAGAAGCATTTCAGCCAGGAGCTACTCCTGCAAAGGATGGAAAGAGAAACTTTCTGTGCTACAATATGCTTGGAAGTATAACCACAATGGAGCATGATGGGTATTCACATATAGAG ATAGATTTCCACGATACTAGCAGTGGTCCACGTGTTCCTGCTATGACTGATTATTTTGGTTTCACAATGGCTTCTATAAGTGAAAATGGCTGTGCATTTGCTAATCCATGCAAAGGAGAGAAGAATATGAGCACACTTATGTTTCGCCCATTCAGTACCTGGGCTAATAACAGTGAG TGGTCTATGCGATTTGAAGGGGAAGAAATCAGAGCAGTAGCATTAGGAAATTCATGGGTTGCTGCTGTAACCAGCATTAATTTTCTCCGCATCTTCACTCATGGTGGTTTGCAG AGGTATGTACTCTCTCTTGATGGACCAGTGGTTACAGCAGCGGGCTTCAAGGATGAGCTAGCGGTTGTCATGCACATTTCCCCTTCTCTACCTTCAGAAGAGCAG atgcttgaatttaaagtgtTCAACATTCAGAATGGGACACAACCTCTCAGAGGAAGACTTCCATTGACTCCTGGGTCTTGTTTAACATGGTTTGGTTTTAGTGATGATGGACAACTAAGTTCGTTTGATTCCAAG GGTGTCTTGAGGGTGTACACAAATCTATATGGGGGTAGTTGGCTCCCACTCTTCAG TGCCAGCAAATTAAACAAGTCTGAGGAAAATTTTTGGGTCGTTGGACTGAACACAAGCAAGTTATTTTGCATTGTCTGCAAGTCTCCTGAATCCTTCCCTCAG TGCACTCCCAAGCCCGTCCTCACCTTGCTAGACTTAACATTTCCTCTCGCTTCTTCTGACCTGGGCGCAGATAGTCTCGAGAATGAATTTATCATGCACAACATGCATCTCTCCCAG ATTCAGAAACGCATAGAAGAAATGGGAGCTCTCGGCCATGATATAACCTCTCTTGATGATGAGGCCTTTGATCTGGAAACTTCCTTAGATAGATGCATCTTGAGGCTCATTGCGTCCTGTTGCAATG GCGACAAACTTGTAAGAGCAACCGAACTTGTGAAACTTCTTTCACTAGAAAAATCTGTAAGAGGTGCCATAAAGCTTGTGACAGCATTAAAACTGCCAAATCTGGCTGAACGATTCAGTGACATACTCGAG GAAAAATTGCTCAATGAAGCCGCTGGTAACACAGTCCTCCCTCACATCAAATCAAACAGTGAAGGTTCTATCAGAGCTAATAATGCTGCACCCACCAAGTTCTTTACAGCACCAGATATCAATAAAACATCAGATAACACCATGTCACCTCCATCAAACACACCGTCGTCCACCATCTTGACAAGGAAACAAAATGTGGAGGGGCCAGCCATAGATGCAATTGGAACACAAGAAGACGTTACCAAAACATCAAACAACAACATTTTACCTCCATCAAACAAACTGTCGTCCACCTTCTTCACAAGGAAACAAAAAGCAGAGGAGCCAGCCAAAGGCTCAAATGGAACAAAGGAACATGATCAAACTACAGCACCAGGAAAGACCATTGAAGTGAGGAATTCGAGGAGTTTGAAGGATATCAACAGTGTAAAAGAAACCAAGTCAAGAGAGACGAATCAACAAATCCCTAGTCGCCCCTCCAACCCTTTCGCCAAGTCATTCAACAACCAAGAAACTAGCTCTTTGCTTGATTCTCTCAAGAAGATGAAAGGTTGA